The window ctcgtaggctgtatgactcatatACCTTTATtaaatgtcgaactcgtgggttgtatgactcgtgggtgtcggtcccTTGGGATGACTCCAAACTGACTCTAACTCTCCCGCTAGCTCTTCCCCTACACGTATCGTCGTTATTTTCTTTCAACTGTACATTTCGAACTCGTTTTtgccttgcccccccccccccccctcctgagGCCTCCCCTCTTTCCACGACGCCCTGCATAGCTATTTGGGGATGAGCGATTCGGTACGAGCCCCATGGCTGATTCCTCAAGATAGAGTTTTGTATcttcaaacaaaaaaagaagaagatgaattGGGAAGGGGGGCATTCTCATGTCCCACTCCCTTTATGATACTATTGTAGGAGGAACTCGTTTTCATTCTgttaattttcttattttttctctcttattaACAGAGAGTGCAGGAACCATGGATAAAGAAGTCCGAGAAAGTGAGTTGTTTTGAAGAATCTAGTCCTAGTGAAATGTTAACCCAAGAGATCATTATATCTGCATGTGTCTCTTAATTTTCCTGTCATACTGTCATGTACAAATGCATTATAAATAGacctacatatttttttttttgtgtttaatGTGAATTCGAAACTTTTTACGTGAACAAATGGCAAAAAGAAGTGGCTAGTTATGTGATGGGGAACAATAATGGTAGACCAAAATGTCATATGCAGTATATATCGCTATGAATTAATGTCATTGTCTCTGAGCGTTTGAATCACAAGCAATGACACGTATTGGACGTAATGAAGGGTTTCTTGTTAGAGGCGTTTTGTTCTTCTGTTTCCTACGTATTCTAGCCTGTGATTCGGATCCTTGTCAAAATGGAGGAACGTGTAAGGAGACCGCCTCAGGTTATGAGTGTTCCTGTACGGATGATTTCTTCGGACCGAAGTGTGGTACGGTGATTGATGCCCTCTTCCTCCACCCTCTCTTTACACCCCCATCCTTGTCCATAGCTTCGTAATTACAATTAAATTGTATATAAGCGACTTAACTCATTTACTCCCCGCCCATTTGCATTTACTTGGTGAGCAAATAATGCTGGTGATATCCCGTTGTATCTAGCTATATATAGCTTAACTTATGAAATCTGAAGTCAAGAATGTAATTCCGTCGATTGTCATCCACTATCAAAGCAATAAGAGCAATAAACGTGTAGTAGATATTCAATTGGCAACAATTGAATAGTGAAACCCCCCCCAGAATTTCTGACATCTCTTCACGTTTTTCGGCCAGTATATAGAAGCCATTCAGTATCTTGATATTGATGGTATACATATACTACAGTAATTCCACCAACAAAAAAACTGCAGATTCTTAATTTTGGATATTAAAttgctcatgaaaaaaaaaaaccagtttcatgaaaatgccGCTCTGTTTAATTCATTCGCATTACACTGAATTGGGAAAATTCTAGAACCTATTGACAAACACACAGCAGAACGTTCAGTTCATGCTTTCGTCATAATGTTTGTTTGGATTGCTGATCAAACAGACACAGAGATTACTAGCTATCCAAAACTCCCGACTGCACGAATATGTGTCTAAAATCAAGAAACACAACCGAATTTAACCAGTTCTAAGAAGCTCACGCTGGCTCCCAGTCAAAGGGGTCCGTCCAAATTCGTATACGGCTTAATAAAATCACTTTCAgcttttaattatttttactttgcttGCTCCAAGTTATTTGAGAGAACTACAATAAATGCTTCAAATCTATACACCAGAAAAGAACCTATACGTTAAAAAGACTTATTTGCTATTCTAAAAATGTATCAATGTGTATTATGAACTAAATTTTATGGAAAACGAAAATTTGAGCACTTAAAATGCCTCTAGTTTATGGAGTAATCTACCCCAGAACTTATTCAAAAAAATTATAAACATCATAATTAAAATCTGACTTGAAAAcgcatttctttttattctacaGTCTAACTCtatatacaaaaagagataATCAATCAAATCTATAAGAATCCATATGGCTATAGTATGGTTTGATGCCGTACCCCctttttttacatcattttatcataatatttgCTGACCTTTTACAGGGTAAAATAAGTATAATGGGACATCAACCATTACCTTTGTCAGTTGCAGAACTATacattccattaaaaaaaaaatcagcaaccCTGATCTAATAATCTTCGATGTTTTCGTCTCAAATTGGCGAAGTTTCGTGTTCATCTCATTTCGTGCACATATTAACACAGTTAATCGATTTTCTCCAGAATATTCAAATTCCAAACTCACATACCTGTCAGTTTCATGACAACAAAATGGTATAAGGTATGCAGCAATTATTACCTCATTTAGTAATGGGAACATAAATATAAATACATTCGCTATTTCCCATCGCAGCATGCCAGGTGGTCTACACAAAGGATGGGGGATCTCGACGGAAATTCACGTTCCCTGATGGTTACAACGTGACCGGTGAGGCCGTGTCCCTGGATTTTGAAGTCAGGGCCATGAGACAAGCACAAATAGCCTTATCCAATGTGGAATCCACTCAAACCTACATGTATCGTGTTGGTAAGTGAGGTCCCTCTTTTCACCTCCTTTATCATTACTCAAAATCTGACACAATCAGGGGATCGATTCATAAAGATTGATCGTAAGATTGATCCTACGATTTAAtgcaaatcaaaaaaaaaaaaatctaactaACCTGTGCTTCTAATGAAGCCTTAGTGTCTTTATGAAATAGGTATTGATCTTAAATACAGTTGATTCACTGAGTTAATAAATCAAGAGTAAGATTAATTGTAGCTCTTTATGAAACATGGCCCCAGGGAATAATGAGGGTGCACACACAAATGAACCCGGTAAAATTGTATCGGCGGATGGAGATttctgaaaaattcttttaagTCACAGATTGTAGATTCCCTTGACATTATAACAGAATTTGCCGTTCTCCCTTAGAACCTCATGCATGATATGGCAACTGAAGTATACGTACATAGAGATTCACTGACTCCCTTTAAAATCATGATGAAGATTTGGTTCAGATGGGGCTTCATGTTACACAGTTCCCAACTTTTTagtgagattatgagaaacctctcatgaaatatgaaaaagtattcaattctaagaggattttaaatattgtatgatgaaaattgatttggaaatggctgagatatccaaaagcaaagaagtcctaataaaagatggtaTACCCACgttttaggacctctttgttttactttttttgattatcagccatttcaaaaccgattttcatcaaataaactttgaattcatcctAAAATAATGTATGctttttcattattcataagaggtttctaattatctcgcaaaaagttagaaataattcaaatccccatctcaaactgtacaatcccttttaATGTAAACTGCAATACTGAAATGATAATCTGAAAAGTATATAAGCGAATGTCAGAATCATCTATTTAGATGCATGTATTACATATCTATCCTTGGTGTTATATTATAATAGTGTAAAAATCATTTTCAGTGTGAGATATCATAAAATTTAAGTTTTTCAACAAAATCATATTCTAGCGAAGATTCGTATATATGGTAGTTGCGTAATCATTTTGAATAGACGGAGAATAGGGCGCAAAGCAGTATTATAGGCAAAATGAGGACACGTCATGCAGCGCTCAGAACGTTCTCATCAGACATGTCGGATTTTCCTCCATGGACCATGAATGCGTTGGCTGAAAATTAATTCAGACGTGTAGAATGTCAGCGATatcatcaaaatcggattaatGACATATCACCACAAATTCACgggattttcacattttattagtAGCAATAATAGCAGTAATAGCAAGTTTCAGTCGACTTTAACATTGATCCcccataatgttgacaagaatACAAGAAATCTCTCTTCATTCCCCCATCTCGCTCCTAAATTTCTGTAAGTATAGTCATAGGTGCCGCAAAGAACAAGATACTTCGGATGGAACGATATTGTGCTAATCCACTATCACCGTCGTATCACTGTCAAATAAAAGCGGAAAGAAACACCGGCAAACCGGTCCTATCTGGCAACTCGACGTATGATCGATTTTGGCTGACTTTTGTTCGGGGTCATCTGAAGTTGGGTAGTCATGGTAACGAGGTTCCTCTCCTGCAATGGACCGACCCGCTACcactggatgtcaactacattGGTCTCTGGACAGGATGGGGCGCCGATGGGTACTGGAAGTTTCACTCGTTCTGTGAAGAGTGACGGCAGTGTGACTCGTGACGCGAACATACACAGTGTAAATCATTGCAGCTATGAATATTATCAATTTGTGTCAAAGGTAACTCCTTTTACGTCATAAATTTATCTTTATCGTGTAGCGTCGTGCACCTTTATCAACTGGTGAATTTCCCTTAACGAGCAATGCTTATGAATATAATTCAACTACAGGCTACTGTTATGACTGTTCCGTCATCTAATAAGGCGATTGCATTAACGATGAATGAGACTATCGAATAG of the Diadema setosum chromosome 16, eeDiaSeto1, whole genome shotgun sequence genome contains:
- the LOC140239759 gene encoding C3 and PZP-like alpha-2-macroglobulin domain-containing protein 8; the protein is MDKEVRETCQVVYTKDGGSRRKFTFPDGYNVTGEAVSLDFEVRAMRQAQIALSNVESTQTYMYRVAERNTGKPVLSGNSTYDRFWLTFVRGHLKLGSHGNEVPLLQWTDPLPLDVNYIGLWTGWGADGYWKFHSFCEE